TTGCTTCCTTCCCTCTGGCTGCCATTCCCAGCTTTCCAGAGGTGGAGGTGCGTGATTTCacgtcgggggtggggggcagaatttgactttgaaggtgGGGGAAGTTCCTTCCAAACTAGATTTTCAAATTCATGCTCGCTCTCTACCCAATTCCAAGCTGCCTAGTAATCACTGATATTATAAACAGGTAATTCCACCCTTTGGAAGAAGGGAGGACTTAAACAATAAAAGCCAGACATCAGAGGCCTTTGAGGTTTATTGTGAAGTAGGCAAATATGCCATGATTCGAAGGCTCAAGTGGGACTAGTTTTTAGTGTTAGCACGTGAGTCATGCAAAATGTAGCCACCTTTGTGCAGATCTTTCTAGGCACATCTCCACTCGTGATGGGGAAATTGTTTATCATATTACATTGCAGTGTTTCTTCAATAAGAGGAATGGTTCCTGAACAGGACATAGCTCATGTTAATGATGAGCAAAGCTCTCTCGGGCATGAACCCGCTGATCCCATCATCTCGTTCACGGCCAGCCTGTTGGTTGAATGGTCACTGTAAGCAGCAGGTGCTAATGAGCTGAGCAAGCATTCTTTGGCCCACAGCTAGTTTGTGCAGTTGGAGCCCTCCCCAGATTCTCGTGGACAATCCCCACATAGCCGCTTTGCTCCCTTCACATGGAAAAGCCTCATGACCAAATTTTGGCATGAGCTCTTCAAAGGAAATTCCCCTGTTGTAGCAAGTTACATTGAGGTTGGTAACCTGTTTGTGTGATGAGCTTGTGAGTGTGAATGTGGGTCTGCTGTGCCCCCTTTGAGAAATAATGCCCTTTCTCTCTTACTCTGAATTGATGTCAGTAAAGAAGTTGTGTCACCTATGCCCACCTGCTCCCACACAACCCAGTAGAAAGACTTCAAGATATTGGCTCCCCCTTTGGAACTCAGTTTAAACTAGAACTGCCTAAGCATGTTAGCCTGTAAGAATCCACTTGTATACAGTGACTTATGTACTCATCTAAAAGAAAGTTGAAAGTCCTTTTCTAGATGTTAGGTGTATGGAGATGAACGAGATATGATCTGAGCTCTCAAAGTATCTGAGTTCGGTGGTGGAGTCTGAGTTCTAATGCAAGTATGTTACCTGTTCACAATGGAGACATGCATGTGTTCTGTGAGGGTCTGTAGGAGGGGCCGCTCAACACCTTGGTTATTGGACGGGCTTTGCTAAAGAAGTGTGGTTTGGGCCCTGAGACCAAGAAACCCAGAGTAGTGGTGGAGGACAGGATGGGACCAGCACTGGTTTAGTGGAAATGCTGAGTCTGCTGTTGCCTCTTCAGATGAACCTCTTGATGTTGATGCACTGCTGAGAAACACATCTGGCACAGAGGCTGACCCTCCAGGGTGTAAATTTCCTAAGTAAAGGCTGCTTTCTCTTATGATGCCTTTTGGGCATTTTATTGCTCCTTAGCACCTCCACAAGGAGGAGAATTGTagaaagtgaggaggaggaggcgctGCTGTCTAAATTTAGTGGAAAGGATGTAAAAGCGAAGTTGGAAGGGAAAGGGAGTTTAGGGCTTTTACTTCCTCTGATTATCCTATTTCCTATTAGCCTAGGTGGTACTAGTAATAATAGTTACCATGTAGCACTTactaggtgctcagccttctgctgaatgctttatatttttatctcatttaaccctcacaaggTCCTTATGATGTGGGAGATTATTAAGCCCATGTTGTAAATGAGGAAACAGCTCAGGGAAGTAAGTAATTGGCTGAAAGTCACATGGCTTCAAAGTGGAAGGGCTGGGATGGAACTGGGGCTCTGTCTGCCTCCAGAGCCCATGTTTTCATGGTATTGGGCTCCCTAACACCAGGTGTTCTGATGTTTCAGGTGAAGAGATTGTTTTCTGAAGGCTGCGTTGGAGGCTGTGACAGAGCACAGAGCCCTGTGGAGCTGATGGGGAGGCTTTCTCAATAACATGGCCCTTCGCCATTAGCCTTGCCATGACCACATATTTCACCAGCGTCCCCCCCTGGATTCAAGATGCaaagcaggaggaggaagtgggctGGAAACTAGTGCCCAGGCCTCGGGGCCGGGAGGCGGAGAATCAAGTGAAGTGCCAATGTGAAATCTCGGGGACACCCTTCTCAAATGGGGAGAAGCTGAGGCCTCACAGCCTCCCCCATCCAGAGCAGAGACCGTATAGCTGCCCTCAGCTGCACTGTGGCAAGGCTTTTGCCTCCAAGTACAAGCTGTATAGGTAGGTGATGCTCCCATACCTCTTCCTGCCCTGAGGTTCCCAGGGATAAAGCCAGAGAGACTCCACTGAGTGTGGAACTTTATCTGTGGCAGAAGAGTAGAGGTTAATTTGTCCCATAAGCCCATTTGAGATCACTCACTGAAAAATAATGGTGGTATTTTTTATTCAAACACTAGACTCTGATGGGTACAATATCAGATAGCTATGAACAGACTAgattgagttttttgtttttttttttcaatacaggcttacctcattttattgcacttcacagatactgcattttttttttttttttttttacaaattgaaggtttgtggcaactttCAGTGAAGAAAGTTGGCCCAGTTTTCCAACTTTCCAACAGCGTTTGCTCACTTCATATCTCCGTGAAGCGTTTtgataattctcacaatatttcaaaccctCCACCATCAAAAAGATTACAgcttgctgaaggctcaggtgatgactagcactttttagcaataaggtatttttttttctttttttttaaataattttttaaaaaggtgatatGGACTgtacttttaaagtctttattgaatttgttacaacattgcctCTGCTCttttatggtttggttttttggctgagaggcTCACGGATTCCTAGCTCAATCAagtctgcaccccctgcattggaaggcgaagccctaaccactggaccaccagggaagtccctagtaaagtatttttaattaaatatatacatgtttttttagacataatgctattgcaaaCTTAATAGGCCACAGTATAGtacaaacataacttttatatacactaggaaaccaaaaaattcatgtgactcctATTACTGTGACTTTTGCTTTGTTGCAATGGGCTGGCACCAAACCTGCAATATCTCCCAAGGTATGCCTGTGCTACTTTCCCTACCTGTGTCAGGTAATGGTGAGAATATTAGCCCCAAATTAGGCATCAGCCTTAGaagtttagaaagaaaaggagaccCTCTGGTCCAATCTGTAAATTGTAAAGTGCAGGCTCAGAGTGGAGAAGTTAACTTACCCAAGGTCGTATTGCTCACATGATTACTTATGACTGTAGAGTCCTCTGGGTTAGAAGATTTCCTGAAACTTGTAAGCTCAAGAACCCCTATCTAAAGTGAAATGGAATGTGAAAGCCCTGGTGTAAAGCAGATATGACAGAGCAGCTCTGAAGGGAGCAGGGCCTACTCAGGAGTAGTTTTGATTTTATCCTTGCCTTTGCATCAGAGGACCATGAGTGTGCCCTTTGCCAGTGATGCAGACTGCCTGCTGCACAGCCATTCATCCCTCGACCATCAGTTACTGAGCTCTTGTCACATACCAGGCACAGTCTTCAGTGACAGGGACAGACAGTTCCTATCGGTGAGCCAGACAgatgcaggggtggggaggggtgttgCTGACCCTCCTCGAGTTTACTGTCTTAATAGCAGGGACAGACAGCACACAAGTAAATACGTAACAAGATGACCACAGAAAGCCTCTAGTTCCTTGTCTGCAAAACAGTTGATAGGAAGGAACTAAAACAGGTAACAGAGTTGTATGTGACCAGGATTGCCCTCGTGACAGTTCTGTGTCCTCAGCTGTGTGCTCCTGTGTCTTAGGTGGTTATCAGTTGGGGGTATCCATGTAGACTTTCCTAGTGGCAGTCTGAGTGTCAGTGGGAGGCTCCAGGAAAGGTCCTGGGCCAGGAGACAGGAGCCTTGACTCCACCCGGAGTCACCGTAGAGTTTTAGGCAGTTTACTAAACCTCATTGGGCCTTCGTTTTCTCACCTTCAAAATGAGGGAAATAGACTGGATCGCTCAGCATCTTCCTCTTGTATGTTACCATGCCACTTATGTCACAGGAGATTAATAGTAACCTTTATAGGTGTGAGCACTCACAAGAACATGAGGATAGTGGGTATGATTGATACCTTCCAGGTGGAAAGAATCACTGGGTCCTGTGCAGAGACAGCAGTGGCATATCTAAGTGAATCCAGGTCTCGAGAAGGTCTGGGTTTAAGTGCATTGTAAACCCAGAAAATTGTCTGCCACTTACTGGTGGGTGGGGGTGTCCTGTGCGTCAGCTTCTTATGTAAAACACAGGGTTAATGACACAGCTCACATAGGGCTTGTAAACGATGGGACCTCAAAGTCTTGCTGAGCTGATTCTGAATACCATGGAGCTCTGGATTGTAGTTCTGGATTCAGAGCTGGTTTCCAGCCAGATAGGAGCAGAAAGCAGGTAAACCAAGGGGCACTGAGGTCCCATATCACAAACACATCTTTTGAAACGTTTAAATGCTTTATGTGGCAAACAATTTAAATGGTACAAACGGACAGGCAGTGAAAAATTGTCACACTTGAAGCCACTGTTCTCCTCAAAGGCAAGCATTGGGGTCAGTTCTTTGTGTATCCCTCTTGAGACATTCAAACAtgtattccctttcttttttattttcacaggGGATTGTGTTACATACACCGTACTGAACTTCCTTTTTTGACTTGGCTCTCTGTTTCTTGGGAGATTGTTCCAGATCAGGAAGTTTAgatatatttcattttccctttattgtgtcatttaaatttttataaatacactTTTTGTTGCAAAGGAAATACATTCATgtaattcaaaattcaaaaggtaTACAATGAAAATTCTTCATCACACCCAGAAAAGCTGCCCTTTCTTCTCCCCATGGGTAGCCAATGTTAGTTTCTTGTGTAtcctttcagaaatattttaagctCATATGAGCAAACATGCataaattttctctcttttccagtGCGTGGTACCATTCCATAGGCACTATGCTGTCTCATAGCTTTTTCCCACTTTATCTAGGAGCTTGTTACCTGTTGTATGTATAAAGCTGtcattatatttaaaagttaagGTGGGAATTCCCtgtcggtccagtggttaggacttcacgctttcactgctgtggggctgggttccatccctggtcagggaactaagatcccataagcggcacagccaaaaaaagttgAGTCATTTTTATGGACTTAATTACTTATTTAGCCAGTtccctactgatggacatttagattctTCCTGATATTTTGCTACTGAATTCAGTGCTGCAGAGAATAGCAGCATATGTGGTTTTGCAGGTGGCAGAGGATAGAATGTAGTTGGCATGGCATTCCATTCCATTGCATGCCTCTACCACAGTTTTTGTGTCTAGTTGCCTGTTCGTGCACAACTCCGTTGTCTAGCCAGCCCTTATgatctcctttctttctcctctgtccttcatccCTGTCTGCAGGCACATGGCCACCCACTCAGCCCAGAAACCCCACCAGTGCATGTACTGCGATAAGATGTTTCACCGCAAGGATCATCTGCGGAACCACCTGCAGACCCATGACCCCAACAAGGAGGCCCTCCACTGTTCTGAGTGCGGTAAGAATTACAATACGAAGCTGGGCTACCGGCGCCACCTGGCCATGCATGCCGCCAGCAGCGGTGACCTCAGCTGCAAGGTGTGCCTGCAGACCTTCGAGAGTACCCAGGCCCTGCTGGAGCACCTGAAGGCCCACTCACGCCGGGTAGCGGGTGGTGCCAAGGAGAAGAAGCACCCCTGTGACCACTGTGACCGGCGGTTCTATACTCGTAAGGATGTGCGGCGGCACCTGGTGGTCCACACAGGCCGGAAGGACTTCCTGTGCCAGTACTGTGCCCAGCGATTCGGCCGCAAAGACCACCTGACACGTCATGTCAAGAAGAGCCACTCACAAGAGCTGCTCAAGATCAAGACAGAGCCAGTGGACATGTTAGGCCTACTCAGCTGCAGCTCCACAGTCAATGTGAAGGAAGAGCTGAGTCCCGTGCTGTGCATGGCCTCTCGGGACGTGATGGGGGCCAAGGCCTTCCCTGGCATGTTGCCCATGGGCATGTATGGTGCCCACATCCCTACCATGCCCAGTGCGGGCGTGCCACACTCCCTGGTGCACAACACGTTGCCCATGGGCATGAGCTACCCTCTGGAATCCTCACCTATCTCTTCCCCAGCTCAGCTTCCTCCAAAATACCAGCTTGGATCTACCTCATACTTGCCCGACAAATTGCCCAAAGTGGAGGTGGATAGTTTTCTGGGGGAGCTTTCTGGAAGCCTGTCTCTCTCATCCGCTGAACCCCAGCCCACCTCACCTCAGCCGGCAGCAGCTGCGGCCCTCCTAGATGAAGCACTGCTCACCAAGAGCCCCGCCAACCTCTCCGAGGCTCTCTGCGCTGCTAATGTGGACTTCTCCCACTTGCTGGGCTTTCTTCCTCTCAACCTGCCCCCATGTAACCCATCTGGGGCCACAGGAGGCCTGGTCATGGGCTACTCTCAGGCTGAGgctcagcccctgctcaccacttTGCAAGCTCAGCCTCAGGATTCCCCAGGAGCTGGGGGACCGCTGAACTTTGGGCCATTGCACTCCTTGCCACCTGTCTTTACCTCTGGCCTGAGCACCACGACCTTGCCTCGTTTCCACCAGGCATTCCAGTAGCCGTAAGGAGGCCCTCAACTCAGTCCTGGCTCTGTCAGGGAGCCTCAGTACTTTTCCCATCTGCATCCCCCATGAAGGCAGCTGAGCTTTCAGAGCTGGGTTCAAAAAGAAACAATTCCAGTATCTGTATGGAGCACTTGGTTTGGGGGCTTAAGCTCCAGGATTAGTTCCAGGAGGAATCTTGAGCCCCAACCCCATGAAAAGATGTAATACAATAGGACTTCaggtatttttactttttttaaaaaatctgaatcgGGAGCCACACCTAGCCTTCTCCCTCTCCAAAGCATCGGAACCTCCTTCTCTTTGAAGAAGGGAGAGGTCTCTTGAAGACACAGAGGGTTTTACTTCGGATGACCTCGAGAGAAGTAGCCCAAGAAGCCCGTCTTCTGGTCCCAGCCTGCAGACCCCACAGCAGTTGGTCAGGCCCTCCTGCAGAGGGTCCATCGCCTGCTTCCAGTCAATAGGCAGGAGGGAAGGCCTCTGCCTGTTGTTCCCCATTATCTCCATCCCTCCTGTCCTAACGCCTCCATTTTCAGTCAGTGTTTTCCAGCAACGGTACCGTTTACACAGTCGCTTCAGACACACCATTTCACCTCCCTTGCTGAGCTGTTAGCCTTAGAATGATTGCAGTGAACATTGTTTACACACCGTGAATCCATTCCCACCAGTCCATTCCAGCTGGCACCAGCCAGAACCACTTGGTACCTGGTGTTAACTGGAGCCCTGTTTACAAGGCGGAGTCGGGTCCCGACTTCTCTTCATTTGAGGTCACATTTTTCCCCTGTGGGGAAATAAACTGACTTTGGACTGCTTCAGTCTCTGCCATCTTCCATGACTGTGTCTGTTCTTGCCTTCCTTGGCAGAGTCCACAGGAGacaggcaagaagattggagcagttttctcacaGGTCTGcaattctgtttttcttcaagTACATCATGACCCCCTCATCCTCCTTTTGAActggagagaggggaagaaatgAAAGGCATGCCCacttccactccccaccccccccattCCTTAATCCCTACCCTAAATATCATGAGTTGTTATTGGTCTTGGAAGGAGGGATTTGGGTTCTAGGCTGGTGTGGATAGCAAAGGAGAGGGTGTGAGCCCCTCATATGTCTCTCCTACCTGTCCCGTTTTCAGGAAGTTGTAGAATTGTTGGAAGAAGAGTTTTCAGAAAGTTAGGACTGGGCAGATAATTAAGTGCTAATCATCATCGTATCATGTATGGGGGTATACGTCATGTATGGGATGTATCATGCGAGGTATACATCATTGCCTCCCATACCAGacttttttcttctccagtgttcctcctctctcttccactTTGCAGTCCCTCGGGACTCCAGGCCACTGTGCATAGGCTTCTCCGCTCTCCATCAAAGAACTTCCACCTTCCTCTTGTGGCCCCTCACTTTTGCCCTCAGTACTCAGCAAGTTTTCTTGCAATAAACGATTAATTCTCTTTTGACTTGTGGGGCTCCCTTGCTGCAGACAGCACAGCTCTTGCCCAACTGAACCTCACCCTGCTTCATCTCAGTTCTGCATGGGCTTTGCTCTTCCCGCTCGTGGAAGGGAGGCCTCTCAGGGACCACCAGTATGGGGCCCTCTTGAGACACTTCCACTCTGATTCAGAAACACACTTCTACCTCTTTACTGTTAACTCCTACAGATGGCAGCCAGCAGTTTCTGGGCACTTCTCTCGGCAGGTGCCTCATACTGGCTTCTGGCTTCTTCACTAGGGTTTCAGGACAGACTACCAAGGAACTGCCTCAGCCTCTTCCCAGTTCTCCCTGTCCCCCTCCTGTCTAGAAATCACTTTGGTTTATGAGCAGGTACAAGACCCACGCTTCTGTTCAGTGAAGGCCAGTACTCTTTCTTTGAGGTGAAAGCCTTAAATGTAGCTTCCTGGCCTTGATTGGAAGCAATGTGTAATGaataaacatgttttcatttaggCAGGCTAGCTTgggatacctttttttttaaaaaacaaaaccagatacAAAGATGTCTGGCGAGATTAGAATCAGACTAGGTGATTTACTTCTAAAAATTAGCTTCAGTGAGTCCCAGGGACTAATTAAGGTTTACTTTTAAAAGCGTCCACCTTGGTACGCAGCCCCCTTCTGCATGCTATGCATGTTATTGGGACTCGTATATAGGAGATGGTAAGTGAGGACCCAGTTGGGACTCAGTGCCGCCATTGTCCTTGTCGTCTCTGACCTTCATCACTAGACCCAGCAACCCTCACCCCTCCTTGCCACCTTTTCTGTACCTTTTGTTTACAGAGGTAAAGGGGCCTCTGGCTATGGAATATGAAGTCTCGGACTGTTAGAGGAgtcccttctctgccttctctttccTGTCCCTTCCTTGAATTCTCTCCCCCATTAGTGATGCTGGGAAACTCATAGGACAGGCAAAGCAACTTTAAAATCTTGTAACTTGGGGCCttggccctcctccctcctcttccttccagtCCTGTTCCTCCCATTCTTCCTTCAATGCTCTTCCCACCCACAAAGAATTTTCCTATCACTGTGAACTTTGCTGGTGCAGAGGAACATCTGcctgcaccttttttttttttggactgtagATAGCCAGCAATTCTTAAACCTCCCTTTCCAAACAAAAAAGAGTCCTTGACCTCTTGTTCAAAGGATAAGAACAGCTTTATCCTACTCAGTACcaaacccacttcagtaccctTACTGAGGCCATGAGAGCCTAGGGGTTTCTGCCCAGGACAGGAGCCATGGCATGTCGGCAGAGACCAAACAGGGACCAGGAAAGGGGGGGATGTCCCCTTCCCCACCGCCTCCAACGTCTGTCAGCGATGAGCTGCCCTGAACAGTGGCAGGCACCTCCCCCTCTGCACAGAAGCTAGTCAGGGTTGAGTGCGGTCCTGGGGGCCAGGGGGTAGTAGCATGCCAGCTGGGTCAGCTCAGAGGATCTGCACATcttgggagaggggagaggaacaGTGAGTTTTTTCCCCATTACCTTTTTGGCATTTTGTTTATGAAATCCGGGAAGCAGGTGTGATTCCTTTTTTGCTCGTAGATATTGTCTTAAGTTGAATTTCTACTCCCCTAAACTTTTCCCCTAGTAGCCCTTTAAGTCCCTATGCCGCCTCCTTTTTGGTAGCTGTTTCTCCAGCCCCGCTCCATCTCCCCTCTTATCTAGGAGCTGTTTTTAAGCACGACTTTTTTAACAGTTTATATTGTACAGGatcaatattttgctttttaacaagGATATTTATGTAATAAGAAACTTTTGCCTTAGGCAGGTGTTGGCCAGAAAAGTCCAGATTCCTCTGGGACCCCACCCTGGCCTCTCCTGGAGCTCTGAACCTGCTGTGGAAGGAACTGGCTGTGACCTCACCACTGGAAAGTAGGGTCTGTGGTGAGGGAAAGGGGTGTACTGGTTCTGACAGGAGGAGGATCCACCATGGTAATCAAGTGCCTCTGTGGAGGGGTTGGAAAAGAAATGTTCTAGTTCAGTTTCTTCAGATGTTCGCCTGCTTCCTTAGTGGATTCTCCCCATAATGCACCTCTCCAACTCTCACCATTTGGCACTGGAACTCCTGAAACACCACTTCTCATACACCCCACTCCCTCTCTCCCAGTGGTCAAGGCTTTGGAGCCACTCTTTCGTAATACCAGAttatttaaagagagaaaaatacaagACAAAACCTTCTAGCACTTTGTAAACACAGTGAATAACCTCTTGGAATATTTTTGGCTTTATATAAAACAAggtttttaattgtaaaatataaGTGCCATTAGAAAATGCACAGGGCCTATCTTTGTTAAAGTAGATTTTTCAATGTTTTACAGaatgacattttcaaaaaaaagtttttataatgAAGTTGTTTATTAAAAACTTCTGAATGATGTGTTTGGAAG
The Bos indicus x Bos taurus breed Angus x Brahman F1 hybrid chromosome 13, Bos_hybrid_MaternalHap_v2.0, whole genome shotgun sequence genome window above contains:
- the PLAGL2 gene encoding zinc finger protein PLAGL2 isoform X1; translation: MTTYFTSVPPWIQDAKQEEEVGWKLVPRPRGREAENQVKCQCEISGTPFSNGEKLRPHSLPHPEQRPYSCPQLHCGKAFASKYKLYRHMATHSAQKPHQCMYCDKMFHRKDHLRNHLQTHDPNKEALHCSECGKNYNTKLGYRRHLAMHAASSGDLSCKVCLQTFESTQALLEHLKAHSRRVAGGAKEKKHPCDHCDRRFYTRKDVRRHLVVHTGRKDFLCQYCAQRFGRKDHLTRHVKKSHSQELLKIKTEPVDMLGLLSCSSTVNVKEELSPVLCMASRDVMGAKAFPGMLPMGMYGAHIPTMPSAGVPHSLVHNTLPMGMSYPLESSPISSPAQLPPKYQLGSTSYLPDKLPKVEVDSFLGELSGSLSLSSAEPQPTSPQPAAAAALLDEALLTKSPANLSEALCAANVDFSHLLGFLPLNLPPCNPSGATGGLVMGYSQAEAQPLLTTLQAQPQDSPGAGGPLNFGPLHSLPPVFTSGLSTTTLPRFHQAFQ
- the PLAGL2 gene encoding zinc finger protein PLAGL2 isoform X2, which translates into the protein MATHSAQKPHQCMYCDKMFHRKDHLRNHLQTHDPNKEALHCSECGKNYNTKLGYRRHLAMHAASSGDLSCKVCLQTFESTQALLEHLKAHSRRVAGGAKEKKHPCDHCDRRFYTRKDVRRHLVVHTGRKDFLCQYCAQRFGRKDHLTRHVKKSHSQELLKIKTEPVDMLGLLSCSSTVNVKEELSPVLCMASRDVMGAKAFPGMLPMGMYGAHIPTMPSAGVPHSLVHNTLPMGMSYPLESSPISSPAQLPPKYQLGSTSYLPDKLPKVEVDSFLGELSGSLSLSSAEPQPTSPQPAAAAALLDEALLTKSPANLSEALCAANVDFSHLLGFLPLNLPPCNPSGATGGLVMGYSQAEAQPLLTTLQAQPQDSPGAGGPLNFGPLHSLPPVFTSGLSTTTLPRFHQAFQ